The segment CATTCCTGGACTCGCAAGGAAGCCCCGATTTTCACCGAGCACCCATCGCTGAGTACCTCGGCTGCTGGTCTCGATGCGCGGAACCCGGTCGCGCATGCTGGCCGGCGCCCGGCTGGTCCACACGTCGGGAGTCTCGGTCACATGAGTATCGGCATCGATAATGCTATAACCACTCATGATCGCACCTTCGCTCTTAACGGCCGGCGGCTGCGTTGTGCGGTTCGCGCGTGCTGCCACGCTGGATATGCGGCAGCACCTCAGTCGCGAACAGCTTCATACTGCGTTGCGCCACTTCGAGCGGCATTCCGCCGTACTTGAAGAAGCCGACAAACTCCGCCGCGTCCATCGTCTGGGCAATTGTGCGAAGGGTTTCGATACATTTCTCCGGCGTGCCGTAGACCTGAGTCTTGAGGAACGTGTCGCGGAATGATGACGTGCTCTTTTTGTTCGCGTCAGCGATTACGGCGTGAAACTCGTAGCCCTTCGCGCCACGGAAATGTTCCGGCTCGTCATATTCGTAGTGTCTAACGGCAGTGTCCGAGTAGTTGCCGATCCATTGCTGGGCGCCCTCATTCGCCTCGCGCTCGGTCTCGGCGCAATACATAAAGGTCGACACCACTGGTCGCTTCGGTTGATGCCCGAACTTGGCGCACGATTCCTTGAAATGATCGAAATCTTTTTTGTGCTCGGTCCACGGCTTTTGCGGAATCACCAGCATGCCCAGCCCTTGCCGGGCCATGATGTCGCCGGTTTCCGGTGAAATGATTGCGCCGTAAAAGCGCTCGGGCAGATTCGCACGACGCGGATGCGGCCGCACACTCATCTCGGGAATTTGGTAATACTTGCCCTGGTATGAAAAACGATCCTGCGTGAGCGCCATGCGCACGATCTCGGCAGCTTCACTGAAACGCTCGCGCGACTCACTCATCGGCACCCGAAAACCATCGTACTCTATTCGTCCAGCCCCGCGGCCAAAGCCCAGTGTCAGTTCGCGATCGCCACAGTACATGTCGAGCATCGCAATCTGCTCCGCGACCCTGACCGGATCGTGCCACGGCAATACCACGACCATCGAGCCGAGACCGACTCGGCGCGTACGGCCGGCCATAAAGGTCAAGAACTGCAGCACGTCGGGGAGCATTGTGTATGGCGCGAAGTGATGTTCGACGCCCCAAAGCGAATCGAAGCCCAACGGCTCGACCATCTCAGCGAGGGCGAGGTCTTCCTCGTATATTTGCCAATCAGGCTTCTCTGCGCGGAAGTAATTCTGGAAAATGATCGACGCTCCAAGCTTCATAGTAAAATCCTCCACAATCGATTTTCGCGACTAAATCTACCGGCGCTCGGCAAAAACCCGTCACCTAGTTGGTTCAGACTGGAATCGAGTACACCCTTGACGCTTACCGCCGAGCACTTTGCGCTCGAAACTCAGTCCCTCGAGCGTGCGGTCCGCATGATCAAGCGCGTTGGGGTAAAGGCACGTCG is part of the Candidatus Binataceae bacterium genome and harbors:
- a CDS encoding LLM class flavin-dependent oxidoreductase translates to MKLGASIIFQNYFRAEKPDWQIYEEDLALAEMVEPLGFDSLWGVEHHFAPYTMLPDVLQFLTFMAGRTRRVGLGSMVVVLPWHDPVRVAEQIAMLDMYCGDRELTLGFGRGAGRIEYDGFRVPMSESRERFSEAAEIVRMALTQDRFSYQGKYYQIPEMSVRPHPRRANLPERFYGAIISPETGDIMARQGLGMLVIPQKPWTEHKKDFDHFKESCAKFGHQPKRPVVSTFMYCAETEREANEGAQQWIGNYSDTAVRHYEYDEPEHFRGAKGYEFHAVIADANKKSTSSFRDTFLKTQVYGTPEKCIETLRTIAQTMDAAEFVGFFKYGGMPLEVAQRSMKLFATEVLPHIQRGSTREPHNAAAGR